The region ggactgttcatattgggctgtgagaccacttattttctgtgatctcacttcggatttgagtgggtatgtttgttcaaaacctttatgttttgtctcataatggcgttcacattgccacttttaataagtgccacggtttctgaacatataagacacactggttttgtgctcctgtgggaagtatgaacagaaatgagtctgtccattccggattaaatgctctattttcgctgtcaacttttcttttttggaggcgacatttgttccttatgtttctctccctttctctgtctcactcgccttttctcaactttctccggcgcagtcgtccgtttctctcctttgttttctacatgtatcgctttcttttctttctaccgTCTTTTCAAGTGTAACCTGCCTCTACTTTCTCATCTGTCTGCGTAGCGCTGTCTGTTGAGGCGTAATGTTTACCGCCGAGAATGcatagatttgattggctgagtggtatcacgtgggatggcttaactcgcatgcaattggtctgtgcgtttccgcatccgctaaaccactaccgtaaagactgcaaaagctgcgccgcgccgccgggtaaaaaaattaaaacaccccgtcaggttttaaatcataaccttctgttttggctggcggtccgggtccggatgggacggcctctgggtccggacccggaccgcggtccgccagttagtgacctgtggtctacaccttcacagagctatattttatttatgataatatactgtatctaattacacaaggccattttaggacctaggtgaaataactgtttagggaaaactgcttttaatgctggcatactaaccatttgttgttactttgtagatattacaatacatttggaaatgatagcaatgttgttggactttaaaagcagtgtatatggtttggcacaggcatattttgagttctgatattgggcttgttttttgggcttgttttattggccattgggctggttttgattggccaatgggctggttttgtcacacagacctggccaccctgaagaggagagctgctgcgtcacaccCCGGAAACCACACGTTGGTCCGGCAGAAACACTGCAGCGgagacgagtctctgcttttctctcaattcaaagtgacttcatcagagtctcttacaaacactggtgagtacatctgatTATATTTACACCTGTAACCACCAGGATTAACGCAACACCTTAGctttagggctcgatcacaccagccgCTTCAAACACGCCGTGGTAAAAACGTGCCTGTGGAGTGCGCGCGCAGCCGGGCGATAcaacttcatttacaaaatggagtCAAGCAGCCGTCGCGCTCTTGCTGTGTTGtgggacgaagaggaggagaacgccCCATAAGCGGAGGttataccgctaatatgagtgtcTCGTCGGGGTTTGCCTTTTACTTTTGAATTTCCCGCCGTTCATACCacacgaaaacaggaaggagagcccgcctcctgcttgatctgattggctgccttgagcctcttgcttgatccgattggctgcattgggcctcttgtttttgtgctcaaatcttttattggttttcgaaatgtatgcaaaagaaaagatgaacacactgtacatatacaaagatactcagacaaaaaccatacacaaaatatattatatatatatgggtagacatgcaaaaacctgcacacagtaTTTTGCTGATTCATTCTTCAACATTTTTAGAGTAGTCACATATTCATTCTTTTGGCCTAATCTAGTTTTATTCAGATCCGAAGAACATGAGATTGCTGTATTCCTTATGCAACCTTTGATGGCACTCTATAGAATACACGGATCATTAGTGGTCCcaacattttctgaaatataAACAGTAAAGGCATCTCTAAAGTAGGTGCACAACTCattatttcttcattatttctgCTGTTCTTTAACTCACTTTTGACTTATTCTGTGCTCCTTTGCAAGAGGAGCGAGGTTGAGTCTGTCGGCACGACTTTGATCTTGTTTCTTAATTAAAAGACATACAAATAATTACACCGTTTTTGACCCCTTTTcaacaaataatgaaactatttttaatataatgttcttttcttcctcaatgtgtgtagatatggcttctgcaaactttctgctgtctgaagatcagttcctgtgctccgtctgtctggatgtgttcactgatccagtcacaacaccatgtggacacaacttctgcaaaaagtgcatcaatgataactggaataccaacaaccagaacatgtgtccactgtgtacaaaggttttcttctcaagacctgagctgctcgtCAACACCTTCATCtctgagatggtttctcagttcagacagtcgactcagcagaaagccagcagcagcagctcagagcaacaagagtccagaccaggagaagttccctgtgacgtctgcactggaaccaaactgaaggccctgaagtcctgcctggtgtgtctggtctcctactgtgagactcacctggagcctcacctgacagcttcacgcctgaagagacatcagctgatggaccctgtggagaacctggaagacaggatgtgtctgaagcacgataaacctctggagctgttctgtaggaccgaccaggcgtgtgtctgcatgctctgcactgtgttggaccacaagatgcacaatgttgttcctctgaaacaagaatgtgaaggaaagaaggtggagctgcagaagacagaggctgaaactcaggagatgatccagaagaggcctgaagattcaggaggtccaacacaacgtgaagctcagtgaggaagatgcagaccgagagaaagcagaaggtgttcaggtcttcactggtctgaaggagtctgtggagaggaaactgaaCGAGCTCATCACTACGCATCAGGAGATGCAGAGAAGCACCACCAAGCAGGCTGAAGACGCCTTCAGACAGATGGGACAGGAGAtgtctgatctgatgaagaggagcactgaggtggaagCTCTccctctgaagaccacctccacctcctccaggtgtcagtccctcaacatccaccatccaccacccaccaaggactggtctcaggtcagtgttcctccagcatcacatgaggggactgtgaggagagctgtgtctcagctggaggagacgctcagtaacatgatgaagacgctggttgaagttgagatgaagagggtccagaagtttgcagtggacgtgactcttgatcctgaaacagctcatcatgacctcatcctgtctgatgatgggaaacaagtgaaacatgCTCAGGTAGAGCAGCCACGTCTCCCCgacaatccacagaggttctcttctcgtctctgtgttttaggaacacagaagttctcttcagaaaaactttattatgaggttcaagttaaacGAAAGACTGAATGGGCTTTAGGAGTGGTCAGAGAGTCGGTCAACAGGAAGGGACCCATCATACCGAGTCCTCAGAACGGTTACTGGACTATATGGTTGATAAATGGAAACGAGTATGAAGCTTTTGATGATCCTCCAGTTGttctctccctgaagtctgggcctcagaaggtgggggtgtttgtggactatgaggagggtctggtctccttctatgatgtagaagctgcagctctcatctactcctttactggctgctccttcaaggagaaactcctcccattcttctgTCCTGGTCGTTATCATgatggtataaactctgctcctctgatcatctctcctgttggagtaaactaatcactctttgtttattgtaatgattttcttcattgaagagaataaatgtacatatcttgTCTTAATATCATGCAGTTGAACTTGACATCTTACTGTTTACTGTGGTGATTGATTTACAcgtcattattaaatgtatcccgttacatataaacacattaatCTCTTAAACTCTGCATCATGACACATTAAATGTAGAATTTCAATTCAAATCTTTGTTAAATCTAAGACATTTATTTCTACGTCCAGAAGAAAGATCCAGAAAAGTAAAGCCTGGTTGACAGAAGTTGTTTCAtgacaaataaattgtattctgtgactttcataataaaagatgtttacaagcaaaacaagactttttaaaataaatattatttttacagttcttacaagtccatctgaaaccatgagtcaattgacagaaaatgaaatggaaactatttgtaatggtttaataaatgttacctgtaaaaacatttcatgtttccagcttcacaaatgtgaagttttgctacttttctttttaataatgttaataatgtcAATGCTTTAGTCATAATGTTGAGGTTTGGCCAAACAAACATTGTGAAGGTGTCAGTTCAGGATGCCGACTGGACACGAGGAGCTGGAGTCCAGATGTGGCTCGTCGTGTCCCAAGTTCTCAGGtacagaaataaaagacattggaaatgttttctcaCTACAAGCTATTTACTAAACGGATGACACAGCGACCAGCAAGAAGTAGAAAGAGgcgtaatttaataaaaagaaaataatctcacaagacaacttcagtctgtccacattgttttattttcctacaGAGCGTCGTCCTCTCAAAATgactaaacaaaacatttcagcactttttttacaaagtgtttGCGAGTCGAGAACGAACAGAAGACCGATAACAAACtaattgaaacaataaatactttGTGGAGCGGAGAGAAGATTCCCGTTTCTGGAACGTTCCACGACTGATAAAGGAACCGCGAG is a window of Pseudoliparis swirei isolate HS2019 ecotype Mariana Trench unplaced genomic scaffold, NWPU_hadal_v1 hadal_26, whole genome shotgun sequence DNA encoding:
- the LOC130191012 gene encoding LOW QUALITY PROTEIN: E3 ubiquitin-protein ligase TRIM39-like (The sequence of the model RefSeq protein was modified relative to this genomic sequence to represent the inferred CDS: deleted 1 base in 1 codon; substituted 1 base at 1 genomic stop codon); this encodes MCVDMASANFLLSEDQFLCSVCLDVFTDPVTTPCGHNFCKKCINDNWNTNNQNMCPLCTKVFFSRPELLVNTFISEMVSQFRQSTQQKASSSSSEQQESRPGEVPCDVCTGTKLKALKSCLVCLVSYCETHLEPHLTASRLKRHQLMDPVENLEDRMCLKHDKPLELFCRTDQACVCMLCTVLDHKMHNVVPLKQECEGKKVELQKTEAETQRXSRRGLKIQEVQHNVKLSEEDADREKAEGVQVFTGLKESVERKLNELITTHQEMQRSTTKQAEDAFRQMGQEMSDLMKRSTEVEALPLKTTSTSSRSSHEGTVRRAVSQLEETLSNMMKTLVEVEMKRVQKFAVDVTLDPETAHHDLILSDDGKQVKHAQVEQPRLPDNPQRFSSRLCVLGTQKFSSEKLYYEVQVKRKTEWALGVVRESVNRKGPIIPSPQNGYWTIWLINGNEYEAFDDPPVVLSLKSGPQKVGVFVDYEEGLVSFYDVEAAALIYSFTGCSFKEKLLPFFCPGRYHDGINSAPLIISPVGVN